Genomic window (Deinococcus betulae):
CCACGAACACGCGCAGGGTCTGGTCAATCAGTTTGTCCTTGTGCAGGGCGCTCAGCGTGCCCAGCCAGATGCTCAGCAGCAAGATGGGAATGGCGGTGATAATCGTCAGCTCGATGGTGCGGGGCAGCCGCTCCTTGATGGTGACGATCACGTCCTGGCTGCTGGCTCTGGAATAGCCGAGGTCGCCTTTGAGAGTCGCGCTCAGCCAGCGCTGATACTGCACGGGAAAGGGGTCGCGCAGGCCGCGCTGCTCGATGATCTGTTCCAGGCGAGCGGCCTGCTGCTCGCTGCGGATGTACGGCGCGGCGCGCTGCTCGGGGGTCAGCAGCTGCGTCAGGCCGACAATCATCAGGGAGAGGACGAGCATCACCACAGGAATCTGGATGAGCCGCCTCACGATGAAATTCAACATGGGGGCCTCGGTGGGAAGTCTCCGGGCGCAGGTGCGGCGCACGCAGCAGCGGAGGAAAGAAAGGTGAACACAACAAGCCAGTGGGGTGGAACCGTTAATGTGGAATCCGCCCTCTAGCCTAGACCACAACCGGCGGCCTGCGCAAAGGTCAGGGGCAGCATGGTGGGACAAAGCGGCGCGGCTTCAGGCGGTCCTGGACGCCTTCCGGCGCTGTGCAAGCACCTTTTGGGGGCCTCAGGACAGGGCAGCCCACAAAGCCTTAAGAAACGCTCTGGGTCAGCTCTGGCGTGCGGAGCACAGCAAGCAGGGCAGCCTGCAGAGAGGCTGCCCTGTCTAGGACGCGGCGGGAAAGAGACGCGCCGCCGTCATGACCTTACTTCTTGCTCAGTTCCTTCCAGAAGGTCCCGGTGGCAAAGCTGATCATGGGGTTGAAGTTGGTGGCACCGGCACCCACCAGGGTGTCGCGGTAGAAGTTAAAGCCCACGCCTGCCGGAATCAGGATGTAAGGGGCCTGCTCGTAGGCCTTCTTGCCCACCAGGCTGTACAGGCGGTTACGCTCGGCCGTGTTGACCGTGCTGCGGGCCTGGTCCAGCCACTTGTCCACCTGGGCGTCTTTCCAGTTGTTGCGGGGGTAGTAGTACCCGTTGCTGGAGTAGAAGGTGTACATGAAGTTGTCAGGGTCAGCGTAGTCAGGCGCCCAGCCGATGATGATCATGGCTTCCTTACCCGTCTTGGAGTCGGCCAGCATTTCGCTCCAGGGCTTGGCGGTGATGTTCACCTTGAACTTGGGGTTCATGCTTTCGATGTTGCGCTTCAGGATTTCCATGGCGGTCTGAGCAGCCACGGCACCGGCGCGGTAGTTGGCGTTCAGCACGAAGCCGTTCTTCCACAGCTGGCCGCCCCAGGCGCGCTTGAAGTAGGTTTCGGCCTGCTTGGCGTCAAACTTGTAGGTGCTGACCTTGCTGTCGTAGCCGGGGAAGGTGTCGGGGAGCAGCATGGTGCGCTGCTTGCCCTTACCGTTTTGCACGTCGTTGATGTACTGCGTGTAGTTAAACGCGTAGCTGAAGCCGCGGCGCACGTTGGCGTCCTTGAAGAAGTTGGCGGGAATGCCCTTGCCGTCCAGCTTGCCGCTGCCCAGCGCGGTGGACGCCTTGATGTTCTGGTTCATGAAGATGGCGGTGGCGCCGGTGTTGGGGAGGTTTTCCACCCAGGTCACGCCGGGCTTGCCCTTGATCTGCTCTTCGTCCACGGCGCGCCCGCCGCCTTCGATGATGTCAGCGTCGCCGCGCAGGAAGGCCTGCTGACGGGCCGCCAGTTCGCCGACCTTCTGGATGATCACGTTCTTGATGGCCGGCTTCTTGCCCCAGTAGCCGTCAAACGCGGTGGCCAGGAAGGCGTTGGCGTCCTTGCGCACGAACTTGTAGGCGCCGGTGCCGCTGGGCTGCTTGCTGAGGTTGGAGTTGGTCAGGTCCTTGCCCACCCAGTTGGCCATATCGGCGCTGGTGCCCTTCCACTCGCCAATCTTGATGGCGTGGTCGCGGTCCACGATGCTCTGGCCAGTGTAGGCCAGCTTGGCCAGGAAGGCGGGGTCAACGCTGGGCAGGGTGAAGACCAGCTGGCCGGCGTTGTTGCACTCCACGGCCTTGTCGATGCGGGCCCAGGTGATGGTCTTGTCGTCAGCAGCGTTGGCGCCCGTGCCCAGCAGGGACTCGCTGATAAACCAGTTGCCGGACTCGGGGCTGTTGGTCACCAGGTTGCGCTCGAAGGTGTATTCGGCGTCGGCGCAGTCAAAGGCGTTGCCGCTGTGGAACTTGACGTTCTTGCGCAGATCGAAGGTGTAGGTCTTGCCGCCGTTGCTGATGGTCCACTTGGTGGCCAGCAGGGGCTCGAGCTTGGTCAGGCTGGCCCCGCTGTAGGTCAGCAGGGTTTCGTACATGTTTTCCACGACGGCGCCCGAGGCGGTGTCGTAGGTCACGCCGGGGTCCATGGTGGGGATATCGGCGCCCACCTGCTCCACGAGGGTGTCCTTGGGAGCAACGGCCAGCGCGGTGGTCAGGGCAAGCAGGGCGGTCAGTGCAGCAAATTTCTTCATTAGGCCTCCGGGGGCTGTTCTGACAGGCAACGCGAATTTCAGGTGTAGCGGTGTGAGCCTCGCGCGGCGCTGTCTAGTGGGTTGAATCGCCGCGCATCATAGCGCAGCACATTTGGGGTTGGTGTGATGTCCGTCCCTGTTAGACTCTACCTGCTGCTGGTGAGATTTTTGCCGACTGGAACGCAGTTTTTCTGGAGAGGCTGTATTGCCAAGCAGTCCGCCCGCTGGGGGTAAATGGGGGAGAAGCGAGGTAGAGAGAAGGTGACTGACATCTGGAGCGGAGAGGGGCTGTCTGCCCAGGGAGCAGCAGAAGCGGGGTGAAGGCCGTTCTGGAGGCCTCCAGGCTGCCTGAGGTTGCCCCGCGCCGCGGGCTGGCAGCCCCATGACATACTGCGCCGCGTGAAGAAGCGCATTCTGCTGCTGGCTGGCGGCCAGTCCGGTGAACACGAGGTCAGCCTCCTGAGTGCCCGCAGCGTGTTGGCGGCCCTGCCGCGCGACCAGTTCGACGTGACGCCTGTGGTCATCAGTAAGCAGGGGCGCTGGCTGCCCCCCACCGAAACCGTGCGCGCCCTGCAAGACGGGGCGGCCCTCACCGGCGGCGACCTCGTGCTGCACCGCGCCGCCAGTGCCGAGGGCTACGACGCCGTCTTTCCGCTGCTACACGGGCCAATGGGTGAGGACGGCACCGTGCAGGGCCTGCTGACGCTGGCCGGTATTCCCTTTGTGGGCAGCGGCGTGCTGGGCAGCGCCGTCAGCATGGACAAGGTGATGACCAAGCAGGTGCTGGCTTCGGTGGGGATTGCCCAGGTGGCCTGGCGCCTGGCGGTGCGCCGCGAGTGGCAGCAGCATCCCGACAGCGTGCGGGCTCGCGCTGCCGACCTGGGTTACCCCCTCTTTGTCAAGCCGGCCAACCTGGGGTCCAGCGTGGGCATCAGCAAGGTGGGGACGCCCGCCGAGCTGGACGGCGCCCTGAATCTGGCGTTTGGCCTGGACCGCCGCGTGATTCTGGAGGCCATGACCACGCACCGCCCCCGCGAAATAGAGGTTGGGATTCTGGGCAACGACGCGCCCATTGCCAGCCCAGTCGGCGAACTGCGCTTTGAGGCCGAGTTCTACGACTACGAAACCAAATACACCGAGGGCCGCGCCACCATGCACATCCCGGCGCCCCTCCCCCCTGAGGTGGCCGAGCAGGTCCGCACCACCGCCCTGCAAGCCTTCCGCGCTCTGGATTGCGCGGGCCTGGCGCGGGTGGACTTCTTTTATATCGAGCAGACCGGTGAACTGCTGCTGAATGAGGTCAACACCATGCCCGGCTTTACCACCACCAGCATGTATCCCAAGCTGTTTGAGGCCGCCGGCCTGAGCTACAGCGAACTCGTCACGCGGCTGGTGGGGCTGGCGCTGGAAGAAAGGTAATCCGGGGTGAGCTGTGAGGCGAGCCAGTGCCCCGGCAAAAGGCCAGCTCACTGCCGGGATGAAGGCCTTGTGGACGGAGGGTTCCCTGTCCTGTCAGGGGACGGAACGAGAGGTATGCCTCATGCCCGCATGCCGTTGTACTCCGCCTCGCTCTGCGGTGCCGCTCTGTCAGTTGGGCCTTTCTACAACTACGGCGAGGCTCTCCTCTCAGGCCTTCC
Coding sequences:
- a CDS encoding ABC transporter substrate-binding protein, which gives rise to MKKFAALTALLALTTALAVAPKDTLVEQVGADIPTMDPGVTYDTASGAVVENMYETLLTYSGASLTKLEPLLATKWTISNGGKTYTFDLRKNVKFHSGNAFDCADAEYTFERNLVTNSPESGNWFISESLLGTGANAADDKTITWARIDKAVECNNAGQLVFTLPSVDPAFLAKLAYTGQSIVDRDHAIKIGEWKGTSADMANWVGKDLTNSNLSKQPSGTGAYKFVRKDANAFLATAFDGYWGKKPAIKNVIIQKVGELAARQQAFLRGDADIIEGGGRAVDEEQIKGKPGVTWVENLPNTGATAIFMNQNIKASTALGSGKLDGKGIPANFFKDANVRRGFSYAFNYTQYINDVQNGKGKQRTMLLPDTFPGYDSKVSTYKFDAKQAETYFKRAWGGQLWKNGFVLNANYRAGAVAAQTAMEILKRNIESMNPKFKVNITAKPWSEMLADSKTGKEAMIIIGWAPDYADPDNFMYTFYSSNGYYYPRNNWKDAQVDKWLDQARSTVNTAERNRLYSLVGKKAYEQAPYILIPAGVGFNFYRDTLVGAGATNFNPMISFATGTFWKELSKK
- a CDS encoding D-alanine--D-alanine ligase family protein, yielding MKKRILLLAGGQSGEHEVSLLSARSVLAALPRDQFDVTPVVISKQGRWLPPTETVRALQDGAALTGGDLVLHRAASAEGYDAVFPLLHGPMGEDGTVQGLLTLAGIPFVGSGVLGSAVSMDKVMTKQVLASVGIAQVAWRLAVRREWQQHPDSVRARAADLGYPLFVKPANLGSSVGISKVGTPAELDGALNLAFGLDRRVILEAMTTHRPREIEVGILGNDAPIASPVGELRFEAEFYDYETKYTEGRATMHIPAPLPPEVAEQVRTTALQAFRALDCAGLARVDFFYIEQTGELLLNEVNTMPGFTTTSMYPKLFEAAGLSYSELVTRLVGLALEER